The following DNA comes from Chelmon rostratus isolate fCheRos1 chromosome 3, fCheRos1.pri, whole genome shotgun sequence.
ATGCCAGTAAAAAGACGACGAcgaagaagaacaagaagcagcagcagcagcagcagacacccAGCTCGGCCACGGTGATGGAGCTGGTGAGCACAAAGCGGCAGGGAGTCACCAAGCAGGTGAAGCGGCTGCAGGGTCGCCAGGGTCCCGGCAAGAGCAAAGCTACAGTTAAAGACAAGAGGATCAAGTCTGCAGTGGGTCAGTCAGCACTAGTATTCAGAGGAAAATGCATCATCTAAAGTAGAATTGACATGCATTATTTCAGTAGTgtgcagctttatttatatttaagtaTATGTATAAATAGATAttgaacatactgtacaaaatCATTGGAGCTGACCGGTGGTGTCTGATGTTCAGGGTGGTTTTTTGCTGtattaaaacaacataaaactgatAGCCATCATGTACATTGTAGAACAGAGGTTGCTGTGTCTGATCTTATTCTCTCTCTACATTAGAACCACTAGGTGGCTCTATTATGCAGTTATCAACCTTTCAGTACTTAAGCAGAAGTGCAACAAAATATGGACTCTAAATAAATCCCCAATCGCCATCTCTTTTATGTGCACAGtaagacaaaactaaaaaatgaCTGTAAGTTGACTCATTTTTATCTCAGGAGTGTTAATATTTGTGATGTAATTTCACTGCTAGTATCCCTCTAGTGTTAGTTTTGTTATAGCACCTGTTATACCTTCTTGCTCTAATCTTTTTTTGGTGTTCATTGTAGAGGAGTTCAGGAAGAAGCAGGGGAAGAGCCACATGAGTGCTAACCTCAAGTACTTTATGGAAACTGGCTATAAAGCAACAGATTCTGACACTTCAAAGGTAAGAAAGGCAGAGATCACTCACCTATTGCAGCTATCTTCAGTATTTATGACCCTATATATTACTTCATGCCCAGTTGAAATGCATTGAGTATAAACTAATGCCATTTTCTATCAAATTGCTGATAGTTCGTTGAAAGTCTTCTACTACAGAAAGATgataattcattattaattcattattttattatttgatcaTCTGGCTTTTCTTTCCTTGAGCTTTCCATACAGTGTTGACttactgtctgtctcactcagATCCTGAACCACAACTCAGGGAGACAGTCCAGGAATCGCCGAGACCGACCGGCCAAGAAGAGCAAGGAGCCAGAGTCTTTGTTCACAGAGAAGGAATTCCAACAGTTCCAGAAGGAATACTTTGGCAGGATTGTCGAGAAGAAATAAAGCGTACGGAAACTGCAAAGACACTGCAGCCACGGTGGAAACGCCAGGCCTGCATTTGCGGATCAAAGTGGATTTCTGGACCAGATTGTGTACTGGAACTTGGTTCCACGTCGCATGTCTGACGCATACTACAGGGAACGTCTGAGCgacagtgttttttctgtatGAAAGAGAGAGTGTCACTCCAAAATGTGTCCattctgaaaatatttgctTGAACTATTCAGTAGTTAACATGTAAAAACGTGTTACAAGTTATTTTATGAGAGAAAAGTGCAGCATACTTAAATGGTCGATCCCTAATATTGTAGTGAACGCTTCTTATTGCATCTAATGGGAGTCACTTCATGTAACCTACATAACATTTGTCAAGAAATGATTCAGACTTagtaaatattttaataattgaaaCTGTTAAACAACTTCTCCATAATCAGAATTTTCTGATATTCTTTATATAGCTGTGATGTTGTCCTTCAGTCATGAGGAATTTGTATGAAAATATAATTGTATTAagatttttctttgtaattagCAGAAACAATTTTCAATATCAAGAATCACAGGTTGACTTTGTTCGTTTCATTCTGGGTGTAACAGCAACACATTTACCGTACGTgcacaaattaattttaaatggGTGGCTTTGTATGAGTTTAGCCATGATCACAGTTTGCTGGACTCTTTCCAGAATAACAGGTCTAACTATTAAATCAACAGGTGTGAACATTCAGTTTCGTTACCATTCACCGCTGTTTGGCTTTGGAATAATGCAGAGTTATCGTGCCATGTAAGGATGAGCATTTGCGTGACGTGTGGCCATCAGCTTGATGATCTGTCGGGACGTGGATTTGACTTTAGAGAATAACCTTTAACGGGTGCGTGGACAACAAGAATGCAGATGCTCGCATAGCAGTGAATGGAAGTCAATTGAGTCATAAGATGTCAGTCGTTTTTACGTCTGACCTGTTTGAGATTTGGCAATCAGCATTCATAAGCAGAAGGTGAGAATGAAAGTGAATGCAGCAAAGAGAGCGATCGCAGAACGACTACAGCAGGGAAAGTCACACAATGTCCCGGGTAAGAAATAAGATCATTAAATCATGTTTAACGATAGCTATTTAAAGTATTAAGCCGCATGAATGTTGAACCAAATGCAAAAGAGTTTCTGCTTGTGATGTGCTGCCATGCTGATAGTGTGAATTTGTTCTTTAAGATTTTGAgatttgtgttttatgatgatacAAACAGTGGAGGTAAGCAGCAATCGGAGACATTTGAAAATTTCCGGCAGCTTAAggtggaaagtttctctgtgttcaCTTGGAAGCTCAGTTTAagtcatgcatgcatgtatcaGCAGGGTTTGGAGACATCATAACTAGTTTGGAGCAAATTGTGGTTCAATATGCAAActacacaagtgtgatgtggaaattTGAACACAAAGGATTTTCGCTTGTGTCCAGCACTTCAACTTATATTAAAAATTTGCATAattacagattcagatttttttaaatgatggaGACAGAGTTAATGTGCTTTTATAAATGTGTAACCACTTAATTGAACTTttctgtgaggaaaaaaagcacatcacACACCAACTATTAAATAGTCATGTATTTTTACTCTAAAATTCTTATTATCCAAAGAATATTGTGTAAATATGTCTTTGAAACATGTTTCACAAATCGATCTgatttccatctgtgtgtgggAGGTTGCCAGTTTCAGTCACATTGTTTCTACCTAGTGTCCAGTTTGTAAAGTTACAAATGAAAGTTTTCTGTtcagagtgaaagtgaaaccaGTGTGccaacaacagacaacaaaaaaccTCAGTGGGCAGTGTTCAGATTAGGAATGCAGACTAACAATGTTTTGTCTGGATCATAGCAGAGGAATGCATTTGACTCCAGTTGGATTCTATTCAATTAGATATATGCATGCACTCATGAACTTTCCCCATGAAGTCCCGTGATTGGCTGGACTTTTGTCATATGTCTCTGAGCAGCCTCagtatttaaatgtttgtgatgaagTGCTGGAGTGacacccccctctctctttgcaGCCAATTCCCATGCCAAGGAGACAGATTTCCCATCCGGACAAAACTGAGGATGGCGAGCTGTTAAAATGTAGCTCTGCTCCTCAGTCTCCCACCAAATCTTCAAAGGTTGGTGCTGAATAATCTCCACATTCACCAACGAGAACAAAACTCAAACTGTCGTGTGAAGGGTTCATCATACTTTGGTCAAATTCTAATACTTTTAACAGACCTGATTTTTCTCTATGGGATAATGCGATATGTGTTGTCGGTATTTTGATATATTTCAATTTGACCTGTATTCTCAAAGAATTCATAATTAAGACTAATTGCATACTTTTGTCATTAACTGTGTGCTGTATGTCTCTATGGTCCTGCAATATAACCCTAATGTCATACACAGCTAATATTCAGTCCAAACTTCATGATGCATAATTCAAAACTTCCATAAAACACATCACACGTTCAAAAAGCCACCTATCAATGTTTCTGTTCAGCTACAGCAAAGCAGCTACAGTTATACATAAGCAAAATCTGAATATATTACAGCTACCAAAACCACAACTGGCTTCTACCTGGTAAACAAATGGTATGAAACTTACCCCAAATGTatatgcattaaaaaaaatctattcagGTGTGGTAAAAGAACTCAAATCTTTAATCACTTAATGGATTTCAACTCAGATCAAGTGGAATTACAAATTTTGCTAAATGAGGATGACGCAGAAATCTCAGGTAAGACTGCCTCCACCCCGTGAGATATCTGATTCTGTTTGAACAGCGGTCGCACGCAGAGCAACATGTTAACTGTACAGTCGCTGAATAAAACTGGATTGTCACACGTTTACTCAGGTGATATCTGAACAATCAGTTGAGGATGACTTGAAAGCACAACCTCCTCTGCTACCTCGGAAACCTCCCAAAGAACTACCTGACAACATATACGAAATCCCGGTAACTATTTTGCAACCATTAAGGTATTTCACTAAAACAATATCAACAGAATATGATGTAAAGTATTTGTAGCTGCATGAACCTTTCATCTTCCAGCAGGATGGCAGCAGTTTGATGGATTGGTGGAAGGATGTGACACGTGAGTCAGAAAGCCCAGTTTGAAAAGAATTATGTTTGATGCTCTGAGTGTGTTTGATAACTTGTTTTGTTGACCTGCAGCCTGGAAGTCTCTCTGCAGAGACCTCAGACTTAGAGGGGAGAAGGAAACAAAGTGAGCAAATTATTGCATCTTTCATATTTCTATAGTTGAGGCGGTGCTGCTttaagctaactgctaacacggtgctgatgtttagcagatataGCGATTGCCATTGTTCAccattttagcatgttagcatgcaaacatttgctaactgTCTCTTAACATGAAGCGTAtccgaggctgatgggaatgtttaGTCTTTGCTCATCAAACCAAAGGATCCCCAAAGTGACatcagttcatcctgaggggaacggGAACATCTGCACtgaatttcatggcaatgcATCTAATACTTGTTGAGATATCTCAGAAAAGACCTCAAATGTGGACCTCATGGAGGCTCCAGGACAAAGTAAGGGGATCACGCCAGCAGGATCCATCCTCTTGGAGCCATGATTGTCTTTATAAAATTTAGCACTAATCCATCATGTAGATGCTGAGCTATTTCATAACAAAGATGAAAACTTTGAGCTGCTGATGGTGCTAGTGGAAAAGTCGGAACATCCTCTTGGCGCCATGGATAATTGTACCAAATTCAATAGCAATCGATCCAGGAGATCTATCTATACActgctgaatcctttgcagggtcacggggggctggagcctagATCCAGGAgatgtttaaatatttcagtgtggaccaaagtggtcCATCGACAGACCAACATTCCTATCCCTAGAGCCACACAGCGAATGTGTGGTGAAAACAACTTGATCTTCAGTATGAGACAGATTTCTGCATGATGCTGTGTCAAAACTTAAAGCTGATTTGGGTTCTTAGGTCAAAATGTTCTACATCAAAGGCCATTTAAAAGCCACAACTTTGTACTGGTCCAAAGGATGAGTGTGAATTAATCTGGGTGCTGGGGTCAAATTCAGTTTCAGACTAGACTGGacatctgataaaaaaaatcttcttaCAATACATTCCAGGATCATCAAAGATAAAGCTGAGCACCTCTATAAAGCCATCCAGGTTTATAtcctcctgctgtctgaacATGGTGGCTTCCTGTGGAAACAGACTGCTGAGCTGCTCTGCATTGCTGACAACTTAGACAAGGTAACAAGACCACATATGGTAATGAAATCGTGTATATTGCACTCAGTCAGTAAATCAAAGCCATTTAAAGAGTAATTCAGTACTTTCTGCGCTGAAGTGTATTTGGATGTTACACTCAATTTCATATGTTTTGAATGCTTGAGATATACATCTGTGATTAAAGTCATCTGAATCCCCTTTACTCCTAAGGTTTCAAAGGGTACAAAGATTGCTGGCATCACAGGAGGGGCTACAACTATAGCGGGAGGCGTGGCAGCAGCTGCCGGGGTGATTCTGTCTCCGCTCACACTGGGAGCCTCACTGGCCCTGACTGCCGTCGGCGTTGGCATGGCTGCAGCCGGCGGCGTCACTGGTGCATCAGCAGCCATTGCCAACAAGGTGACCAGACATGAAACAAACTTCACTCATTTAATGTATGACTCTGATTGTGGTTTCTTTCTGTGGGGTGGCTGAAGGATGTTTTTTGGAGGGTATGGCTTCGAATACACCATGGCTGTAGTGTCTCAAATATAAAATGGTAATGTCTATttaaatgttgtcattttgcCAACAAATGATTTGAGTTTAAGACACTAGGTGTAAAACCTGAAACATTTGTACTTTGGCGCCCCCAGTGGTAGTATCAGAAAACACAGTATGGCAGACAACAATGCACAGGATAAATAGGATCAAAGCAGCACGTAGACTGCACCAGTTTCTATCAAGACTGTTTAATTTCTCTGCAAACTCATTTTTATACCATCAGAATATTCAAAAGATGGCATAAGCATAAACAATCTACACACGGTAGCTTTACGTTTCCCTCTTTTAATTTACCATCATGATCTTAAAGATTCTGAGATTTGTTCTTCCAGGTGAATGCCACTCAGGACAAGAAGAAAATTGAAAAAACTTTCCAGGAGTATGAGCGGGTCATGGTGGACATTCAGAACTGCTTGAAGTTCATCAATGAGGGCATGGAGCAGCTAAAGCAGCATGATCTGTCTGTCCTAAGTGAAGCCAGGAAGAGTTCGGTGAGAGCAGCTAGGGTGGTGCAGCTGGCCACTACCGGAGGAGGAAGTGCCAAGGCCATAGAGGCTAGCAGTAAGGCATCTGGGCTGATGCAAGGCTTCGCCCTCGGCATGGATATCCACTTCACCCAAGGAAAGGATGGTCAGAAGCTGAAGAAAGGTCACGAGTCGAAGCTGGCGAAGAAAATACGCAGTCTAGCAGATGATCTCAACAAGGCTTTGGATGAGCTCATGCAAATCAAAGACTTGTTCAGTAAGCATTGTTCTGGGGAATAAATGTTTCCTAACTGGGCTTCTCTTGCCTGATATAATTGTCATGCTTTTATATTCGCAGCtatttttttcagatatttgcATATCTTTTATAATAAGGCT
Coding sequences within:
- the LOC121604484 gene encoding apolipoprotein L3-like isoform X2, giving the protein MQQRERSQNDYSRESHTMSRPIPMPRRQISHPDKTEDGELLKCSSAPQSPTKSSKVISEQSVEDDLKAQPPLLPRKPPKELPDNIYEIPDGSSLMDWWKDVTPWKSLCRDLRLRGEKETKIIKDKAEHLYKAIQVYILLLSEHGGFLWKQTAELLCIADNLDKVSKGTKIAGITGGATTIAGGVAAAAGVILSPLTLGASLALTAVGVGMAAAGGVTGASAAIANKVNATQDKKKIEKTFQEYERVMVDIQNCLKFINEGMEQLKQHDLSVLSEARKSSVRAARVVQLATTGGGSAKAIEASSKASGLMQGFALGMDIHFTQGKDGQKLKKGHESKLAKKIRSLADDLNKALDELMQIKDLFSKHCSGE
- the LOC121604484 gene encoding apolipoprotein L3-like isoform X1, with product MQQRERSQNDYSRESHTMSRPIPMPRRQISHPDKTEDGELLKCSSAPQSPTKSSKVISEQSVEDDLKAQPPLLPRKPPKELPDNIYEIPQDGSSLMDWWKDVTPWKSLCRDLRLRGEKETKIIKDKAEHLYKAIQVYILLLSEHGGFLWKQTAELLCIADNLDKVSKGTKIAGITGGATTIAGGVAAAAGVILSPLTLGASLALTAVGVGMAAAGGVTGASAAIANKVNATQDKKKIEKTFQEYERVMVDIQNCLKFINEGMEQLKQHDLSVLSEARKSSVRAARVVQLATTGGGSAKAIEASSKASGLMQGFALGMDIHFTQGKDGQKLKKGHESKLAKKIRSLADDLNKALDELMQIKDLFSKHCSGE